A window of Chanodichthys erythropterus isolate Z2021 chromosome 16, ASM2448905v1, whole genome shotgun sequence genomic DNA:
ATAGTTGAGGTCTAATGTCAAAACGTCTCATGGTTGCGGTCTAATGTCAAAACGTCTCATGGTTGCGGTCTAATGTCAAGTCTCATAGTTGAGGTCTAATGTCAAAACGTCTCATAGTTGAGGTCTAATGTCAAAACGTCTCATAGTTGAGGTCTAATGTCAAAACGTCTCATAGTTGAGGTCTAATGTCAAAACGTCTCATGGTTGCGGTCTAATGTCAAAACGTCTCATGGTTGCGGTCTAATGTCAAAGAGTCTCATAGTTGAGGTCTAATGTCAAAAAGTCTCATGGTTGCAATCTAATGTCAAAGAGTCTCATAGTTGAGGTCTAATGTCAAAAAGTCTCATGGTTGAGGTCTAATGTCAAAAAGTCTCATGGTTGCGGTCTAATGTCAAAACGTCTCATGGTTGCGGTCTAATGTCAAAACGTCTCATAGTTGCGGTCTAATGTCAAAACGTCTCATAGTTGAGGTCTAATGTCAAAAAGTCTCATAGTTGAGGACTAATGTCAAAACGTCAATGTCTTATAGTTGTGGTCTAATATCAAAAAAGCCTCAGTATCAGTCTAATGgttaatttctctctcttttttttttttttttaaattgcggTCCAATATCAGAAATTTTGATAGTTGCAATCTAATGTCAAAAAGTCTCATAGTTACATAGGATCTGTACTAAACACACCTGTCTCTGTTGTAGCCGCCACCCCCTCCGGAGGAGTAACCGCCTCCTCCACCTCCGCTTTTGTATCCGCCGCTGTAGCTTCGGTCTCCTCCATAACTACGGTCGCTGCTGCCGTAACCGCGGTCTCCTCCTCCATAGCCGCCACCGCCTTTAGAGATCAAGACATTATGGCACTGTGACTTTGAGAACCTGACACATCAGTTGTACAGTTTGAGAGATCAGCACCTCTCGAACCTCCTCTTCCTCGGCCTCCTCTGAAGAAACCCCCACCTCCTCTTCCCCCTCCTCCACCTCTGTAGGATCCACCACCAGAGCGGCCACCGCCGCCACCGCCCTTCCCGGCCTCATCCACACGGATCGTTCGGCCATCCACAGACTACACAGGAAAAACAAGAGTGCATTAGTGAACAGCCACTTTTTGCTCCCTAAAGTATTTTACCCATCACTAATCTCAAAACTCAGGTGAAAtcttctgtacagcatcatgggaaACGTAGTTTTTGAACATGGCTGTCATggatgaataaggtttttaaaagtgtggttaaaaatatattatatatatatatatatatatataattcattttgaaattttattaagtgttaataaGACGATGTGGTTTATAGTCAATTAACACTGCCCGTCACAAGATGGaccaaaaaaagtcattcgTTTTAACCAAATTTTCAGTTATACCAAGTGCTAACATTAagcaatgctaacaggctgatatctagctagcaaaaggacagacaaacattttatatttagtacaagttttaaaattaaaacattttccatgttttatagcagttttaccgaatgacctgatgtttcaggacacGTGTGTGGAAACATGagtttttcaaatagttaaaagagttAGCTTcctgaccatgtggtcctttgcaggtgtctgaatgaagtcacatcctgtcacatgatacagAACGCATGACTTGATCTAAAATGGTCCTTTTATATTGGCTACTACGAATGACAATGAAATTCATTCTCTCTCATAAAGCATTGATTTCTACACAAATTTAAAgcgttatttcacccaaaaatcaaaattctttaaaattacttgccctcatgtcgttccacacctgtaagaccttcattaatcttcagaacacaaattaagatatttttgatgaaatccgatggctcagtgaggcctgagcaatgacctttcctctctcaagatccattaatgtactaaaaacatatttaaatcagttcatgtgagtacagtggttcaatttcataaagcgacaagaatatttttggtgcaaaaaaaaacaaccaacataacatatagtgatggccgatttcaaaacactgcttcatgaagctttggagcgttatgaatcagcgtgtcaaaTCAGTGGatcaccaaagtcacgtgacttcagcagtttgacacaatccaaatcatgattcaatacGCCAATTCATAACgcacataactttttttgcgcaccaaaaatattctcgtggctttataatattgaaccactgtactcacatgaactgatttaaacatgtttttagtacattaatggatgttgagagaggaaatgtcattgctggctatgcaggcctcactgagccatcggatttcatcaaaaatatcttattttgtgttctgaagatgaatgaaggtcttacttTATTATggtgtaataaatgacaattaatttttgggtgaactaaccctttaatactctTTTGCACGATgttgatatattttatttgtgtttattacAGCACAATTTTATAAGTGCATTTATTAAactaagatattttaataacaaatgaaactgctgtattggcctttggacggttaaaccgaatgatcTTTTGACACTTaacctttaaaatacctttatatgtaacaaaatataatca
This region includes:
- the cirbpa gene encoding cold inducible RNA binding protein a isoform X1; the encoded protein is MSDEGKLFIGGLSFDTTEQSLEDAFSKYGVITNVHVARNRETNKSRGFGFVTFENPDDAKDALEGMNGKSVDGRTIRVDEAGKGGGGGGRSGGGSYRGGGGGRGGGGFFRGGRGRGGSRGGGGYGGGDRGYGSSDRSYGGDRSYSGGYKSGGGGGGYSSGGGGGYNRDRSSSYGDRGGSYRDSYDSYAVTE
- the cirbpa gene encoding cold inducible RNA binding protein a isoform X2; the encoded protein is MSDEGKLFIGGLSFDTTEQSLEDAFSKYGVITNVHVARNRETNKSRGFGFVTFENPDDAKDALEGMNGKSVDGRTIRVDEAGKGGGGGGRSGGGSYRGGGGGRGGGGFFRGGRGRGGSRGGGGYGGGDRGYGSSDRSYGGDRSYSGGYKSGGGGGGYSSGGGGGYNRDRSSSYGDRGGSYRDSYDSYDW
- the cirbpa gene encoding cold inducible RNA binding protein a isoform X3 encodes the protein MSDEGKLFIGGLSFDTTEQSLEDAFSKYGVITNVHVARNRETNKSRGFGFVTFENPDDAKDALEGMNGKSVDGRTIRVDEAGKGGGGGGRSGGGSYRGGGGGRGGGGFFRGGRGRGGGGGYGGGDRGYGSSDRSYGGDRSYSGGYKSGGGGGGYSSGGGGGYNRDRSSSYGDRGGSYRDSYDSYAVTE